The Hymenobacter baengnokdamensis genome includes a region encoding these proteins:
- a CDS encoding lysylphosphatidylglycerol synthase transmembrane domain-containing protein, with protein MPPKPPRRAAGWVRLGKIGLTLLTLGLLYHSVVAAPDTAAAWRQLLASTLSGRGRGPVLAALALVPFNWGLEAWKWQRLAQHLEPGHSFGRSFRAVLLGLTLGFATPNRVGDYAARILELHARRRLEAVGAVFLGRYAQFVATVLAGGAGLLYFLLAFYLGGYPAAQVGVAVAAALVGAAALLPLYRSRLLLAALALLKPLRRFRRYLAVMPTYTAGELHAVLLISFIRYVLFCGQFLLLLYAYGVRTPLGPAVAAVAGTFLFKSLVPSLNALADVGVRELSATHLFGLLGQPVLPVLSASLSLWVINIALPSALGLLLLPGLRVLRERKSR; from the coding sequence ATGCCCCCGAAACCGCCGCGCCGCGCTGCAGGGTGGGTGCGGCTGGGCAAAATCGGCCTCACGCTGCTTACCCTGGGGCTGCTGTACCACTCGGTAGTTGCCGCGCCCGATACGGCGGCGGCCTGGCGGCAGCTGCTGGCTTCTACGCTTAGCGGGCGGGGGCGCGGCCCCGTGCTGGCCGCCCTTGCGCTGGTGCCCTTCAACTGGGGCCTGGAAGCCTGGAAGTGGCAGCGCCTGGCGCAGCACCTGGAGCCGGGGCACTCGTTTGGGCGCAGCTTTCGGGCGGTGCTGCTGGGCCTTACCCTGGGCTTTGCCACGCCCAACCGGGTGGGCGACTACGCCGCCCGCATCCTGGAGCTGCACGCCCGGCGGCGGCTCGAAGCCGTGGGGGCGGTGTTTTTGGGCCGTTATGCCCAGTTTGTGGCTACGGTGCTGGCGGGTGGCGCGGGGCTGCTGTACTTTCTGCTGGCATTTTACCTGGGCGGCTACCCCGCCGCGCAAGTGGGCGTAGCGGTGGCCGCTGCACTGGTTGGGGCCGCGGCGCTGCTGCCGCTCTACCGCTCTCGGCTGCTGCTGGCAGCCCTGGCGCTGCTTAAGCCGCTGCGCCGCTTCCGGCGCTACCTGGCCGTGATGCCAACCTATACGGCGGGCGAGCTGCACGCGGTGCTGTTAATATCTTTTATTCGATATGTTCTGTTCTGCGGGCAATTTTTGCTGCTGCTTTATGCCTACGGTGTGCGCACGCCGCTGGGGCCGGCAGTGGCGGCGGTGGCGGGCACGTTTTTGTTTAAGTCGCTGGTACCCTCCCTCAACGCGTTGGCCGATGTGGGCGTGCGTGAGCTGTCGGCCACGCACTTATTTGGGCTGCTGGGCCAGCCGGTGCTGCCGGTACTGAGCGCCAGCCTCAGCCTGTGGGTCATTAATATTGCGCTGCCGAGCGCCCTGGGGCTGCTGCTGCTGCCCGGCCTGCGGGTGCTGCGCGAGCGAAAAAGCCGCTGA
- a CDS encoding c-type cytochrome, translated as MRTNPAAFVLSLAMGLIVLLIGFLTLSAAGLVSLAPVEDAIAEQMLPAGEGPAAARPGNHTTPTVAYQPAPPADAAAVAAGDALFKNNCAQCHAVNDKVVGPALGGISRRRSVGWVVAWVHNSSKVIASGDEYAVKLFEDNARQQMPAFPQLSKADIQAIMAWVSAQEGAVSTSTVAATR; from the coding sequence ATGCGTACCAACCCGGCTGCCTTCGTGCTTTCCCTGGCAATGGGCCTTATCGTGTTGCTAATTGGGTTTTTAACGCTGAGTGCGGCGGGGCTGGTGAGCCTGGCCCCCGTCGAGGACGCCATTGCCGAGCAAATGCTGCCTGCCGGTGAAGGACCGGCGGCTGCCCGGCCCGGCAACCACACTACGCCGACGGTAGCTTACCAGCCCGCGCCGCCCGCCGACGCAGCGGCGGTTGCGGCCGGCGATGCGCTTTTCAAAAACAACTGCGCCCAGTGCCACGCCGTGAACGACAAAGTAGTGGGCCCGGCCCTGGGCGGCATCAGCAGGCGCCGCAGCGTGGGGTGGGTGGTGGCGTGGGTGCATAATTCCAGCAAGGTCATTGCCAGCGGCGACGAGTATGCCGTTAAGCTTTTCGAGGACAATGCCCGGCAGCAGATGCCGGCTTTCCCGCAGCTGTCGAAGGCAGATATTCAGGCGATTATGGCCTGGGTAAGCGCGCAGGAAGGTGCCGTTAGTACAAGTACCGTAGCCGCCACCCGTTGA
- a CDS encoding glycosyltransferase, with protein MPGLPAAFRPVIREREPAAAPLLTVLIAARNEAVALPQLLLALQRQTLPPHLFEVLIADDHSTDGMAALVAAAAAQAAFALRLIKLPPGLTGKKAALAAAEAQARTAWVVCTDADCCPAPGWLQAYAAVIESREPARQPLHFISGPVRLTPGGAWFDGLLGLEFAGLIGVGAGCIGRGRPTMCNGANLAFRRATFHEVGGYADNQGLASGDDEFLLHKIHQRYPAGVRFLADAAALVDTPAPATLRALLWQRVRWASKWPHYRPAAPRQLALLVLTANLSLALGLVFGWFFPLLRPWVAAGWLLKLGADAWLLWPVLGLLKRRRWLAWLLPLQLLYAPYSLAVGLAGQRGHGYRWKGRQVR; from the coding sequence GTGCCCGGCTTGCCGGCTGCTTTTCGGCCCGTCATCCGGGAGCGCGAGCCAGCTGCCGCGCCCTTGCTTACCGTACTCATTGCGGCTCGCAACGAAGCCGTTGCGCTGCCGCAGCTGCTGCTCGCCTTGCAGCGCCAGACGCTGCCGCCGCACCTGTTCGAAGTCCTTATTGCCGACGACCACTCTACCGACGGCATGGCGGCGCTGGTGGCGGCCGCAGCGGCGCAGGCTGCGTTTGCCTTACGTCTCATCAAGCTGCCACCCGGCCTCACGGGCAAGAAAGCGGCGCTGGCTGCCGCCGAGGCGCAGGCCCGCACCGCCTGGGTGGTGTGCACCGATGCCGACTGCTGCCCCGCGCCCGGCTGGCTGCAAGCCTACGCAGCCGTTATCGAAAGCCGGGAGCCAGCCCGGCAGCCGCTTCATTTTATCAGCGGGCCGGTGCGGCTCACGCCGGGCGGGGCCTGGTTTGATGGCCTGCTGGGGCTGGAGTTTGCCGGGCTCATTGGGGTGGGGGCGGGCTGCATCGGGCGGGGCCGGCCCACCATGTGCAACGGGGCCAACCTGGCTTTTCGGCGCGCTACCTTTCACGAAGTAGGCGGCTACGCCGACAACCAGGGGCTGGCCAGCGGCGACGATGAGTTTTTGCTGCATAAAATTCACCAGCGCTACCCGGCCGGGGTTCGCTTTCTGGCCGATGCGGCGGCTTTGGTCGATACGCCCGCGCCGGCCACGCTGCGGGCCCTGCTGTGGCAGCGCGTGCGCTGGGCCAGCAAGTGGCCGCACTACCGCCCGGCCGCCCCGCGCCAGCTGGCGCTGCTTGTGCTCACTGCCAATCTCAGCCTGGCGCTGGGACTGGTCTTCGGCTGGTTCTTCCCTCTGCTTCGACCCTGGGTGGCAGCTGGCTGGCTGCTGAAGCTGGGAGCAGATGCCTGGCTGCTCTGGCCGGTGCTGGGCTTGCTGAAGCGGCGGCGCTGGCTGGCCTGGCTGTTGCCCTTGCAGCTGCTGTATGCGCCCTATAGCCTGGCCGTGGGCCTGGCCGGGCAGCGTGGCCACGGCTACCGCTGGAAAGGGCGACAGGTGCGCTAG
- the pulA gene encoding type I pullulanase: MLSLPAAALAQPAAEAARYPLSQYPFYQGPDLGLTFDRLGQGTLRVWAPTADALRLRLYASSAGGGPTAIYPLQRSTSGTWTLSLPPGTTGFYTVQATIAGQPRAEVPDPYARAVGVNGHRGAWLDPATAAPVGWDDDRRPRLPATTDILVGEVSVRDLSADPQSGIVHKGQYLGLTETGTAGPQGVSTGLQHLQELGITHVHLLPVNDFAAIDESRPPSPDRYSWGYDPLNYFVPEGSYATNALDPAVRIREFRQVVQTLHQHNLHVVVDVVFNHVADAGSSAFEQLVPGYYFRHTPDGKLSNATACGNEIASERPMVRKLIVDAVSHWARAYHVDGFRFDLMGVLDLETMRAVRVALDQQDHRIFVYGEGWAAGASPLPEAQRAVKANIGRLDRIAAFGDELRDGVKGHYAHQAEAGFVGGQPGLEESVKFGIVAATQHPQIDYSKVNYSHAPWAGQPGQAINYVACHDDRVLWDKLKIANPTAPEAELIRLDALCNTIVFTSQGVPFLPVGDDFLRTKKGSSNSYNLPDSVNQLDWGRKAKYREVAEFYRQLLALRKAHPAFRLPTQEQITQHLVFLPGLPPGTIGYQLKDHAGGDAWQTITVLFNGRRQPAAVPVPAGSYKVVLRGLEIRQSGLETLRVGASGVALPGSTALLLVQ; this comes from the coding sequence GTGCTTTCCCTTCCCGCTGCCGCCCTGGCCCAGCCCGCCGCCGAGGCCGCCCGCTACCCGCTCAGCCAGTACCCTTTTTACCAGGGCCCCGACCTGGGGCTGACCTTCGACCGTCTCGGGCAGGGTACGCTGCGGGTGTGGGCGCCTACCGCCGACGCGCTGCGCCTGCGCCTCTATGCAAGCAGCGCGGGCGGCGGGCCCACCGCCATCTACCCGCTGCAACGCAGCACCAGCGGCACCTGGACCCTGAGCCTGCCGCCCGGCACCACCGGCTTTTACACCGTGCAGGCCACCATCGCGGGCCAGCCGCGGGCCGAAGTGCCCGACCCCTACGCCCGCGCAGTGGGCGTGAACGGCCATCGCGGGGCCTGGCTCGACCCGGCCACTGCCGCCCCCGTGGGCTGGGACGACGACCGTCGCCCGCGCCTGCCCGCTACTACCGACATACTGGTGGGTGAGGTAAGCGTGCGCGACCTGTCGGCCGACCCGCAGTCGGGCATCGTGCACAAAGGCCAGTACCTGGGCCTCACCGAAACCGGCACCGCCGGGCCGCAGGGCGTGAGCACCGGCTTGCAGCACTTGCAGGAACTGGGTATCACGCACGTGCATTTGTTGCCAGTCAACGATTTTGCGGCCATCGACGAAAGCCGGCCGCCCTCGCCCGACCGCTACAGCTGGGGCTACGACCCGCTCAATTACTTCGTGCCCGAAGGCTCTTACGCCACCAACGCGCTCGACCCGGCCGTGCGCATCCGCGAGTTCCGGCAGGTAGTCCAGACGCTGCACCAGCACAATTTGCACGTGGTGGTTGATGTGGTGTTCAACCACGTGGCCGACGCGGGCAGCAGCGCGTTTGAGCAGCTGGTGCCGGGTTATTATTTCCGCCACACGCCCGATGGTAAGCTCTCTAACGCTACGGCCTGCGGCAACGAAATCGCCTCCGAGCGGCCTATGGTGCGCAAGCTTATTGTGGATGCCGTGAGCCACTGGGCCCGCGCCTACCACGTCGATGGCTTCCGCTTCGACCTAATGGGCGTGCTCGACCTCGAAACCATGCGGGCCGTGCGCGTAGCCCTCGACCAGCAGGACCACCGTATTTTCGTATACGGCGAAGGCTGGGCGGCCGGGGCCAGTCCGCTCCCCGAAGCCCAGCGCGCCGTAAAGGCCAATATTGGCCGGCTCGACCGCATCGCGGCCTTCGGCGACGAGCTGCGCGACGGCGTGAAGGGCCACTACGCCCACCAGGCCGAAGCGGGCTTCGTGGGCGGGCAGCCCGGCCTGGAAGAGAGCGTAAAATTTGGTATCGTGGCCGCGACCCAACACCCGCAAATCGACTATAGCAAAGTTAATTACAGCCACGCGCCCTGGGCCGGTCAGCCCGGCCAGGCGATTAACTACGTGGCCTGCCACGACGACCGCGTGCTGTGGGATAAATTAAAAATCGCCAACCCAACCGCTCCTGAAGCGGAGCTGATTCGCCTGGATGCCTTGTGCAATACCATCGTGTTCACTTCACAGGGCGTGCCGTTTTTACCCGTTGGCGACGACTTTCTGCGCACCAAAAAAGGCTCTTCCAACTCCTATAATCTGCCCGACAGCGTCAATCAGCTCGACTGGGGCCGCAAGGCAAAGTATAGAGAAGTGGCCGAGTTCTACCGCCAGCTGCTGGCACTGCGCAAGGCGCACCCGGCCTTCCGCCTGCCTACGCAGGAGCAGATTACCCAGCACCTGGTGTTTTTGCCCGGCCTGCCGCCCGGCACCATCGGCTACCAGCTGAAAGACCACGCGGGCGGCGACGCCTGGCAGACCATCACGGTGCTGTTTAATGGCCGGCGCCAGCCGGCAGCCGTGCCCGTGCCGGCCGGCAGCTACAAAGTGGTGCTGCGCGGGCTGGAAATCAGGCAAAGCGGGCTGGAAACGCTGCGCGTAGGCGCCAGCGGGGTGGCGCTGCCGGGCAGCACCGCCTTGCTACTGGTGCAATAG